The Odocoileus virginianus isolate 20LAN1187 ecotype Illinois chromosome 27, Ovbor_1.2, whole genome shotgun sequence genome has a window encoding:
- the KLHDC3 gene encoding kelch domain-containing protein 3 isoform X1, translating into MLRWTVHLEGGPRRVNHAAVAVGHRVYSFGGYCSGEDYETLRQIDVHIFNAVSLRWTKLPPVRPAARGQAPVVPYMRYGHSTVLIDDTVFLWGGRNDTEGACNVLYAFDVNTHKWSTPRVSGTVPGARDGHSACVLGKTMYIFGGYEQLADCFSNDIHKLDTSTMTWTLICTKGNPARWRDFHSATMLGSHMYVFGGRADRFGPFHSNNEIYCNRIRVFDTRTEAWLDCPPTPVLPEGRRSHSAFGYNGELYIFGGYNARLNRHFHDLWKFNPVSFTWKKIEPKGKGPCPRRRQCCCIVGDKIVLFGGTSPSPEEGLGDEFDLIDHSDLHILDFSPSLKTLCKLAVIQYNLDQSCLPHDIRWELNAMTTNSNISRPIVSSHG; encoded by the exons ATGTTACGGTGGACAGTGCACCTGGAGGGCGGGCCCCGCAGGGTGAACCATGCCGCTGTGGCCGTGGGGCACCGGGTATACTCCTTCGGGGGCTACTGCTCAGGCGAAGACTATGAGACGCTGCGCCAGATTGACGTGCACATCTTCAACGCCG TGTCCTTGCGTTGGACAAAGCTGCCCCCGGTGAGGCCCGCTGCCCGCGGGCAGGCTCCCGTGGTACCCTACATGCGGTATGGACACTCAACCGTCCTCATCGATGACACAGTCTTCCTTTGGGGCGGGCGGAATGACACCGAAGGGGCCTGCAATGTGCTCTACGCCTTTGATGTCA ATACTCACAAGTGGTCAACACCCCGAGTGTCAGGAACGGTTCCTGGGGCCCGGGATGGACATTCGGCTTGTGTCCTGGGCAAGACCATGTACATTTTTGGGGGCTACGAGCAGCTG GCTGACTGCTTTTCAAATGACATCCACAAGCTGGATACCAGCACCATGACGTGGACCCTGATCTGTACAAAG GGCAACCCTGCACGCTGGAGGGACTTCCACTCGGCCACAATGCTGGGCAGTCACATGTATGTCTTTGGGGGCCGGGCCGACCGTTTTGGGCCATTCCATTCCAACAATGAGATTTACTGCAACCGCATCCGTGTCTTTGACACGAGGACTGAAGCCTGGCTGGACTGTCCACCCACCCCAGTGCTACCCGAGGGACGCCGGAGCCACTCAGCCT TTGGCTACAACGGGGAGCTGTACATTTTTGGTGGCTATAACGCAAGGCTGAACCGGCACTTCCATGACCTCTGGAAGTTTAATCCTG TGTCGTTTACCTGGAAGAAGATTGAACCGAAGGGCAAGGGGCCATGTCCCCGCCGGCGCCAGTGCTGCTGTATTGTTGGTGACAAGATTGTCCTCTTTGGGGGCACCAG TCCGTCTCCAGAGGAAGGTCTGGGGGATGAATTCGACCTCATAGATCATTCTGACTTACACATTTTGGACTTCA GCCCTAGTCTGAAGACTCTGTGCAAACTAGCTGTGATTCAGTACAACCTGGACCAGTCCTGTTTGCCCCATGACATCAG GTGGGAGCTGAATGCCATGACCACCAACAGCAATATCAGTCGCCCCATCGTCTCCTCCCATGGGTAG